In the Nitratiruptor sp. YY09-18 genome, CATTCCAAGAGTTAGCATCGCATCAGTGATGACTGCTGCGCTACTTGGATAGGAGGTATCTTTGTGTTCAGCTTCAGTCCAGATCTCTCCTTTGCTAAAATACCATCGACCCTCATCATAAAACTCCACAATTGCATCATTTACCAAAAGATTAGATAGAGCGAGATACTCTTCATTGAGAGTAGTTTTGTATGCTTCAAGCAAAGCTACAGTAAGATAAGCATAATCTTCCAAAAATGCTTTGATAGTAGGTTCTTTGTCGATAAGGGCACTATGGTAGAGGTGCTGATCTTTATACATTTTTTCCAAAAGCTTTTGCATCGACTCTTCTGCTAGCTCAAAATATTTGTTATCAATGCGAGCGGCGATGTAGAGAGATTTGATGATCATCGCATTCCAGCTTGTAATGATCTTTTTGTCAATAAAAGGATAGCAGCGATCTTTACGCAGCTCTTTGAGGCTTTTGATGGCTCTTTTGCTCTGCTCACACAAAAGTCCTTCTTGTGTGCGGACTATGTTTTTTCCTTCAAAGTTTCCTGCACGTGTGATACCGAGTTTATCGAGAACTGCTCTTATCTCTTTATCACTAAATCCATCCTCTTTGAGTTTTTTGACTACTTCGGCGTATTCGTATACAAAGTATTTGCCCTCTTCACCCTCTGTATCTGCATCACTTGCACTATAAAAGAGCCCTTTTTCATACATATATTCATATAAAAAGTCAGCTATTTCAAATGCTATATCTTTGTAAAACTCATCTTTGGTAGTATGGTAGGCTTTGAGATAACTCTCAAGCAGCAGTGCATTATCATATGCCATCTTCTCAAAATGAGGTACAAGCCACATCTCATCAGTGCTATAGCGGCAAAATCCACCATCTATCAGGTCTCGTAGTCCCCCTTTCGCCATATTTTTGAGTGAATATGTGGCCATATGGAGGGCATCTTCATTGCCGGTGAGGCGATATATATCTAGGAGTGTATTGATGGTGGAAGTATGAGGGAATTTTGGCTTGGAGCCAAATCCTCCATAGACCGGATCAAAGAACTTCTTCGTTGCATCTACAAAGATCTCTGCAATTTTTTTATCAAACTTTATTGCTTTTGTAGGATTTTGGGGCTTGAGATAAGCCATGAGTTCCTCTCCCTGTTTTTCTAGGCTTTGTGGGTCTTCTTGGTAGATTTTGACCATATTTTTGACTAGTTCCAAAAACCCAGGCATCCCATAGCGTGGTTCAGGTGGAATGTATGTAGCAGCAAAAAATGGTTTTTTGTTTGGTGTCATAAATATGCTTAATGGCCATCCCCCTGGACGTTGATTAAGTATTTGATGTATCTCTTGATAAAACTTATCTATATCTGGTCGCTCTTCCCTATCAACCTTAATAGAGGCAAAGTGCTCATTGAGAAATTTTGCTATCTCTTCTTTTTCAAAAACCTCTCTCTCCATTACATGGCACCAGTGACAGCTACTATATCCGATAGAGAGGAAAATGAGCTTGTTTTGATTTTTTGCTTTTTTAAATGCTTCATCACCCCACGGATACCACTCAACTGGATTGTTGGCATGTTGTTGCAAGTAGGGCGATTGCTCATTTTTTAATCTATTTGCCATAGAAAAACCTTTTTTATAAATTTTACCAATGATAAACAGTTTTTCGTTAAAATAAAGCACAATGATAAAATTAAAAGGGGATCTTGTGATGAGAATAGTTGTATTCGTAGCACTTTTACTGCATACACTTTTTGGTTTTGGATTCGTGACTGAACCATCACAGATAGTCCCTGTTGAAAAAGCGTATAAACCGCAAGTCTCTTTAAATAATAATAGGCTTGATGTGAATATTTCAATTGATAAAAGCGCATATCTTTACAAAAAATATATCAAACTCAAAATAAACAATCAAGAGGTAAAGCTCCACCTTCCACCTGCATTTAAAGAGCATGGTGAAGAGGTGTATGAGAAGCAGCTTAATTTCAGCGTGCCTCTAAAAATGAGTGGAAAAATCGATGTGGATTTAGAGTATCAAGGGTGTAATAAGGCTGGAGTATGTTATCCACCACAACAAAAGCACTTTACTTTTACCATCGAAGAGCCCCAAGCTGCATCTGCTAAAAAATCTCAAACTCCCAAACTCTCTGAAGCTGATAGCATTGCTTCTACATTGCAAAAAGGCTCTCTTGGCGTGATATTGGCTACATTTTTTGGATTTGGTGTTTTACTAGCTCTTACTCCTTGTGTCTTTCCTATGATTCCTATCCTCTCCTCTTTAATAGTTGGTGCGAAGAATATGAATACCAAAAAGGCATTTCTCTACTCAGTTGTCTATGTATTGGCAATGAGTATCGCATATACAGGAGCTGGAGTATTAGCTGGTATTTTTGGAGCAAATTTACAAAGTGCACTGCAAAATCCTCTCATTATCATCCTCTTTGCTCTCATTTTTGTAGTATTGGCGCTAAGTATGTTTGGTTTTTATGAGATAGGTCTGCCTGCATCGTGGCAGACAAAAATTGCCCAAAAGAGTGACGAAGCAGGAAGTAAAGGTGGATTGATCGGTGTGGCTATAATGGGATTTTTATCAGCACTCATAGTGGGACCATGCGTTGCGCCACCACTTGCTGGAGCACTGATCTATATTGGCCAGACAGGAGATGCCATCTTGGGTGGATTGGCTCTTTTTGCTATGAGTTTGGGTATGGGTCTGCCATTATTGCTTGTGGGTGTTGGAGCAGGTAAATTCATGCCAAAACCTGGTGGCTGGATGGAAGCAGTGAGCAAGGTCTTTGGTGTGATAATGCTAGGACTTGCAATTTGGATGTTAGAGCGTATCTTGCCGCCCGCAGTGACTATGTTTTTGTGGGGAGTGCTCTTTATTGGGAGTGCGGTATATCTGCGCGCTCTTGAGCAGATACCAGAGGAAGCTCACTGGTTTGTCTATTTTAAAAAGAGTGTAGGAATAGTGCTTCTTATCTATGGAGTATTTGTACTCTATGGCTCCCTCAAAGGTGCTACTAATGTTTTGAAGCCTTTTGGATTTATTGAGCAATCAGTGACTAATCAAATACAAAAGAGCATTTTTGAGCCAATATCAAGCTTGGATGAACTCAAAAAAATACTTGCAACTGCTAAAAAACCGGTTATGGTAGATGTGACAGCCAAATGGTGCGCAAGCTGCAAAGAGCTTGAGGAGAATACTTTCAGTGATCCAAGGGTGCGCCAAAAACTTGGAGAATTTCGGGCTTTGCGGCTAGATATGACGAAGAACACCCCGCAGGCCAAAGAATTTTTGCGCCATTTTGGTCTCTTTGGCCCGCCTGCAATCATCTTTTTTGATAGAAGTGGAAAAGAGATAAAAAATCTTCGTATAATAGGATATAAGGATCCAAATGAGTTTTTGGAGATCTTGAATAAAGCACAAAGGATGCAGTAATGAGATATATTCTTGCTTTAATACTTTTAGCTTTTATGCTTTTAGCAGCAGATTTTGACTGGATTGCTTATGATAAAGCTTTCTTAAAAGCAAAAAAACTCAATAAACCTATAATGGTAATGATTAGTCAAAAAAACTGTCCTACATGTGAATATATGGATGATGTTGCTTTTGAAAATGAGGAGCTAGTTGATTTTGTAGAGTATAACTTCATTCCTGTCAAAATCGATCTTGATGAAGCTAAAAAGCTAGGACTTAAAGCGTATGGAACTCCGACATTTTACTTTTTGCGTCCCAATGGCAAACCATTTGAACCACCTTTAGTAGGAGGAGCCGCTGCAAAAGTCTTTTTAGATAAACTCAAAGAGATAAAGGCTGATTATGGTCATTAAGAATGCAAAGGTTGTAAATTTTGATAGTGAATTTCTCGCAGATGTTAAAATCGAAAATGGAACAATCACGCATATCGGACACGGTTTAGAAGATGATGAGGTTTTGGATATTGAAGGGAGATACCTTCTGCCAGGGCTTATTGACTTAAATGTTCGCACTTTAGATGACAAGATCAATAGTGATAGCTTCACCAAACTAGCACAAAACGCCAAAAGTGGTGGTGTGGCTCATATTGCTCTCATTGCAGATTTGCAACATCCTATTAATGACGAGATAACGCTGGAATTTGTCAAATCTCAAAAAGTAGATATAGATATCTATCCACTGGTGATGGCGCTCAAAGATGAGAAGAGTCTTAGTGAATTGGCAATTTTGCTCAAAAAAGGGGCTTTGTCTATCTATACTCCCTCAGATATCAATGAGTATCTTTTGGCTAGAGTCTTTGAGTATGCCAAAAAGAGTAGTGTTGTTATACATATAGAGCCAAAAAACGGTGTCTTTCGTGATGTTGGTGTGATGAATGAGTCTGAGGTCTCTTTTCGTTTGGGGCTTGGGGGAATAAGTGAGCTTGAAGAGGTGAGTGAGATAGCTAAGATTTTGGAGTTTGCAAACTATTATAAAGTCCCGGTGCTTTTTAAGAGTATATCGACTCCGAGAGGATTGGAGCTCATAGCAAAGAGTAGGTATGCATACGCAGAGGTCTCTGTCCATCATCTTCTCTTTACCGACGAGGCGTGTGAAGGGTATAACACCTTTGCAAAGCTCTCACCACCACTGCGCAGCAAAGAGCAAAGAGCAGCACTCTTGCGAGCCTTGCAAACTGGCAAAATCGATCTGCTCACATCACTCCACTCTCCCAAATCCATAGTCAACAAAGATGTGAGCTTTGATGAAGCGAGTTTTGGAATCGATGCCCTAGGCTACTATCTTCCACTTCTTTATGATAGACTGGTAGCTTCAGAAGTGATCTCTTTTTCTAAGCTTATTGAACTTACAGCTACAAATCCTGGCTGTTTCCTTGGCAAAAGAATAGGAAAAATCGAAGAGGGATATAGAGCGGACCTGGTGGTTTTTGATCCAAAGAGTTCTACACATGTAAGTGTGCCATCTTTGTATACAAACCAGATGCTGCAAGGAGGTGTTGAGAAATTGATGAAAGATGGAGAGCTGGTATATGGGTAGTTTTCTCAAAAAATTTTTAGGCTTTTTCTTTTTGCTTTTTAGTGCAGGATTTGTATGCTGGTATCCACTCATATATCTTATAAAGAATTAATATGCCACTAGCCAAACGATATGAGGGAAAAATCGTCAAACATACCAAAACCATAGGTATTCTCCTCTACCTCTTTATCATTCCACCTCTCATAGCCACTATCGCTGCAGTTATCGTGCTTGATATCAAGAGCTTTATGCTCAATCTTCTCTCATTTTTGCTCTTCTTTGCAGCCTTGTATCTGAGCAAGAAAGGGTTTGCACAAGAGTTTGCATACAAGCAAGCTGCATTTGCACAAGCTCCAAAGATTCCCTATAAACTACTAGGGGCGCTCACGTTAGCAGTTGCAGTCTTTTATACCTCATTTGCAATATCCCATCGATCGTTTTTGCATGCGCTCTTTTTAGCACTCATCGCATTTGCTGGTTATGTGCTTTGGTATGGTCTTGATCCAAAAGAGGACAAAATACCAGATACGAAAGATGTAGGTTACAAAGTGGCCTTGCAAACAATCAATGAAGCAAAAGAGCGCTTAAATGCAATCGAAGGGCAGGCTGCAAAGATAAAAAATGAGGATTTAAGAAAGAGAGTCTATGCAACTATAGAAAAAGCAAGAAAAATCATAGATGAAGTTGAGAAAAAGCCCTATTTTGTACGAGAATTGCGTAAATTTCTCGTCGTCTATATCGATGGAGTCTATGAGGTGACAGAGTCTTACATCAAAGTGCAAGAGTCTTTGACACAAGAGAAAAAACAAGAGCTCTTTTGGCTTCTTGAAGATGTGCAAAAGCGCTTTGATAAAGAGCTCAAAAAAATTGAAAACAGGGGTGCTACAGAGCTTGATATCAAGATGGATACACTCAATTTACAAATTAATGAATAAAGGATAAAAGATGCAAAAAGAGATCAAAGAAAAAATTGAACATGAAATTAGCAAGCAAGACTCTTCAATCTTACCACCTTTAGAAGAGAGTGAACAAAAGATAATCGAAGAGCTTAAAAAGAGTCTTGATTTTACCAATCGTAATGCAGTGATTACATTTGGTGTAGAGGCACAAGAGAAGCTTGATGAGATCTCAAGCTCTATGATTGAAGGAGTTAAAAACAAAGATCTAGAAGAGGCTGGTGAGACTCTCAATAAGATGGTGCTGACTCTCCGAGGATTTAATGTAGAAAACCTCAAAGATGAAGAGCTTCCATGGTGGAAAAAACTCCTTGGCTTTACCTCTCCAATTGTCGAGACGCTCCAGCAATATGAAGAGGTGAAGGATCAGATTGAGCTTATTGCAAATGATCTAGAAAAGCACAAAGCCAAACTCATGCAAGATATGGTAGCCCTTGAGAAGCTCTATGAGGCTAATCTTGACTATTTTAGAAAGCTTGAGCTCTACATCAAAGCTGGAGAAGAGAAGATCAAAGAGCTCGATGAAAAGATCATTCCAGAGTTTGAAAAAAAGGCTCATGAGGGAGAGCTTATCGATGCACAAAACCTTCGCGAAATAAAAGAGTTTCGCGATGAGCTTGAAAGACGCGTGCATGATCTCAAACTCTCTCGCCAAGTCGCAATGCAAGCACTTCCAAGTATTAGACTCATTCAAGAAAATGACAAGGCACTTATCAATAAGATCACTTCAACTCTTGTGAATACCATTCCTCTTTGGCGCAATCAGCTTGCACAAGTTGTCACAGTCTATCGCAGTAGAGGAGCCGCAAAATCTCTCAAAGCTTCTGCAGATCTTACCAACGAACTCCTAGAAAAAAATGCCGAAGCATTGAAAATGGCAAACAAAGAGGTCAAAGAGCAGGTAGAGCGAGGAGTCTTTGATATCGAAAGCATCAAAAAAGCAAATCAAACTCTCATTGACACGCTCCATGAATCGATGCAGATTGCTGATGAGGGAAAAAAACAGCGTGAGCTTGCTGAAAAAGAGCTCCATAAGCTTGAGAGTGAACTCAAAAATGCGCTTATTGAGATGAAGAGGAAAAAAGAGGCGAGCAATGGGACTCTTTGATTGGCTTCGTGGGCAGTTTATAGACGTTATAGAGTGGCTTGATGATAGTAGCGATACTATAGTCTATCGCTTTCCAAGGCATGAGAATGAGATAAAATATGGAGCAAAGCTTATTGTCAGGCCTGGACAAAAGGCAGTCTTTGTCAATGAGGGGCAAATTGCAGATGTGCTAGGACCTGGAACGTGGCAGCTTGAGACCAAAAACTTACCGATACTCACTGATTTGCAGCATTGGGATCATGGGTTTACCTCTCCTTTTAAGGCTGAAGTATACTTTGTAAATACCAAGCGCTTTGGTGATCTGAAGTTTGGTACCAAAACACCAATTATTGTCAATGATCCACAGCTTGGTCCTGTGCGTCTCAAAGCCTATGGTACCTATGAGATTCGCATCAAGGATCCTGCAAAGATTTTACGAGAACTCTCAAGTACAGATGGAAACTTCACAACTGAAGAGATTGAAAAGTTTTTGGCTAATCTCATCCTTGCAAAACTTCCAATAGTTCTAGCAAAAAGTGGAATCTCTATCTTTGATTTGGCCAAGCATTATGATAGGCTTGGAGAGAAAATAAAAGAGGAGCTGCAGCCATATTTTGATGATTATGGGGTATTGTTAGAGAAGATACTGCTCCAAAGTATATCCCTACCAAAAGAGCTCCAAAAAGCTATTGATGCAAAGGGTGCACAAAATGTCCTCGGTGATATGCAAGAGTTTATCAAATATAAAAGTGCGCAAGGAATCGAGAAGGGTGGAAGTGCATCAGATATAGTAGGACTTGGAGCAGGGCTTTATGCAGCTAAAGAGATGTTTGAAGAAAAGACTACTCCTCCGCCACTACCGCAAGAGCACTACTACATAGCAATGGAGAATAAGCCTATGGGACCTGTGAGTAAAGATCAACTCCAAAAGATGATAGTGCAGGGTGAGCTAAAGCCAGATACACTGCTGTGGCAAGAGGGTATGGAGCAGTGGCAAAGAGCAGATGAAGTAGTAAAAGAGCTATTCAAAAAGATCCCTCCACCAATAGATGAAAGTTGAAGTAAAAAAGCTTGAGTGCCCCTCTTGCGGGGCGGATCTGCGCTATGAGTGCGATAAATTAGCCTGCGCATATTGTGGCTATGAAGAGCAGTTATCTTTGCAACCCACTATGCCACACTATATTCCAGTCTATCAAATAGAGCCAGAGAATGAAGCAAAAGAGTATCAATGCGTCAGTTGTGGAGCTAGCTTTGCTACCGATAGTGTTGCTACACTGTGCCCCTACTGCAAAAGTGCACTCATTGGAGAGTTTACTAATACGCTCCGGCCCTTTGGCTTCATTCCTTTTGTAGTGTGCGCAAAAGAGGCAAAGAGAAGAATCAAAAAACATATTCACTCTTTGTGGTTCGCTCCAGATGATTTTATAAAAGATTATCGCAAACATAGAGATATTACACCCTTTTATTATCCCTTGTGGCTCTTTAATATGGATGTAACTGCACAATATGAAGGCAGACGTGGAGAGTATTACTATATTACCCAAACGCGCTATGTCAATGGAAAGCCGGTGCAGGTACAAGAGCGTAGAACCAGATGGTATCCAGCAAGCGGAGTTGTCAATTTACAATTTCATAATATACCAGTAGGTGGATACAAAAATATGAGTAGTTTGTTAAGACAACTGCGATATGATCTGAGATCATGCAATAGTGTAGACAAACAGTATCTTAGTGGTATAGAGACAAAAGAGTTTGATATTGGGTCTCAAGAAGCGAAGATTTTAGCTCAAATATCACTCCATGGCGCCATACGCAGGGCTATTAAGCAAGATATCGGAGGCGATACCCAGCAGATCATCTCCTATTTACCACACTTTTATAACGAAGAGATGAGCTATATTTTAGTTCCATTATACCACTTTAGCGTCAAATTCAAAGGCAAAGAGTACATCTACTTTGTCAACGGAGAGAGTGGGGAAGTGGTAGGGGAGAGGCCCTATAGTTGGATCAAAATATTTTTCTTTATATTGTTTCTCCTAGCTCTTTTGGGTGGTGGAATCTATCTTTTGGACAGATTTGGTTACTTCTCTTAGCGGCTTATGAACAAAGAGGATGCCGATGGCACTAGAGAGAAGGGTAATGAGAAAAAAGAGAAAACTCATAGCGATTCCAACTGAAGGCTCTTTGCCAATAATTTTGAGGCCATAGAGGAAGGTAAACTCCCTCGCCCCCACCCCACCAATAGTCAGAGGCAATACTGCTACAATGCTAGAAATTAAAAAGAGTGTTAGATAGTCTACCATTTCACTCTGGACATGGAGCGCTTTGAGAATTGCATAAGCACTCGCAACTTGCAAGAGCTGCACAAGTAATCCTAAAAGAGTAGTAGCAACGATATATGTCATAAATTTTGCAAAGAGCTTTTTATGAAGAATGAGAAAAACGGGATAGGCTAAGAGTGCTGTTGCAATTGCTAAGAGGTTAAGTAGTTCAGAAAACTTTGCAAAACTGCTTTCAAGCCAAAGGAGTGCAGCTAAAAATAGAAGTGCTACAAGACCACTGAGACGATCGAGGAGTGTAGCAGCTACGAGATTTTTATATCCACATTTATGTCTATTTTGCAAAAGGTAGATCTTATATCCATCTCCTCCTATACCTCCTGGCAAGAAGAGATTATAAAACATTCCTACATAGTAGAGGCGAAGAGCCTCAAGTTCGCTTAAAACTACGCCAATATCTTTGAAGTAGTAGTTAAGGCGCACTGAGCTTACAATCTTAGAGAGATTGAAGAGTATAAAGGCGCCAATGAGCCAGAGAGGATCGCTTCTTTGGACGATCTGAAGCAGTTTTTTTGTATCGATTTGCAAAAGAACAAAGAGCAATAGCGCAAGAGAGAGCGCTATTTTTATAAAGATTTTGAGTTTTTTCACTTATGCCCTTGGTAGATCTCTTTGACAACGTAGGGCTTTTTGTTTTGGGATTCATAGTATGTACGCATCATGATCTCAGCCAAAAATCCAGTGGTAATGAGCTGAATACCTACAAGGGTGAGCATAACCCCAAGAATGAGCAGAGGTCTTCCTCCAATATCTTGGCCAAAGAGTTTGAGAATAAAGAGATAGAGATCTATGAGTGCTCCAATTCCAAAAGAGATAAATCCTAGTGTCCCAAAAAGGTGCATCGGCTTTGTACCATATTTTTGGAAAAAGAGCATGAGAAGCAGGTCACTTATGACTTTGAAAGTTCTACCTATGCCATATTTACTCTGCCCATGAATGCGTGGATGGTGGCGTACATTCATCTCTGTCATCTTCGCACCATAGAGTTTGGCAAGCACCGGTATGAAGCGGTGAAGTTCTCCATAGAGCCCTAGGTTTTTTGCTACATCTTTTTTGAAAAGTTTTAAGGTACAACCATAATCTTGCAAATAGACACCTGTACTTTTGCGGATGATCCAATTAGCAATTTTGCTAGGGATCTTGCGCAAAACCAATCCATCTTGGCGATTTGCTCTCACACCTGCTACTACATCCCATCCCTCTTTTTGCATCTTTTCTAGCATCAAAGGAATATCTCGTGGATCGTTTTGTAAATCTCCATCAATTGTAGCTATCACATCTCCTGAGGCAGCGTCTATGCCTGCTGCCATTGCAAGACTTTGGCCAAAGTTGCGGCTAAAGACTATGAGTTTAGTGCGCTCATCTGCAAGTTCTTTGATTTTTTGCACTGTATTGTCTGTTGAGCCATCATCTACAAATATAAGCTCATAATCAAGCCTAGCAAGAGCTTCACGCAAAGCTTTAAAAAGTGGTTCAATATTATCCTCTTCATTCATTACTGGTATGACTACCGATAATTTCATTCCTGTTCCTTTCAAACATCAATCTATATAGAATTATTGCAACAAGGTAGACAACAACACTGCTACATACTACATCGCTGAGGAAATGGCCTCCTTGTATAATTCTAACATAACCAACTATCCCTCCCCATAAAAGCGCTAGGAGTGCCACAATATATCTTTTCTTACCTCTTAATAGTGGTACGAGGGCCAAAAAGTAAAAAGCAGCTGCAGCGTGTCCGCTGCTAAATGAGCAGTTATGCTGGCACTGGTTGGTAATTTGCAAAGCGGGAGTAAACTTTTTTGTGCCTCCAAATTGGACAATCTGTGATGGACGGGCGCGGCCAAAATGCTCTTTGAAAACAACACTTACAATAAGACCAGGACCCAAAGCTAGCACTAGAAGAAGGTAGGCTATAACCTTTTTGCTTACTATCTCTTTTTTTGTAATAAAAGAATAAAAAAATAGCAAAATAAGTGTTAAAACAAAAAGGATCAATACGATTTGTGTCGCTTTGTAGATAAATTTTGCAAACCACCAATCATGAAGATAAAAACCGTTATGGTAGAAGTAGCTACTCACTTTGAGATCAATTGATGGAAAGAGATAAAAGAGCAGACAGAGTGCAACTGCTAAGAGAGTAGCTCTCATCTATACCCTTTAAAATCTCGTGCTTCGAAGATATAGTAGGTGCGTGAATAATCTTTATAAAGTTGGATTTTGATAGTTGTTATTTTTTTAAAAGATGCAAAATAGCGTGCTGCTTGGAGATTGTTTGATTTTGTTATATAGATGTAGTTTTGGTGCAGTTTTGGTGGGTTGAAGAGATGGTACTGGCTTGCTTTGACATGTTTTGGATTGAGCATTGCAGCGTCAAATGGATGAGGCTTGAGGTAGTAAATCATCTCTGCCATAGTTGTGCGATCATCGAAGAGCAGCTTGTAGCCGGGATAGTTTTTGAGAATT is a window encoding:
- a CDS encoding phosphatase PAP2 family protein translates to MRATLLAVALCLLFYLFPSIDLKVSSYFYHNGFYLHDWWFAKFIYKATQIVLILFVLTLILLFFYSFITKKEIVSKKVIAYLLLVLALGPGLIVSVVFKEHFGRARPSQIVQFGGTKKFTPALQITNQCQHNCSFSSGHAAAAFYFLALVPLLRGKKRYIVALLALLWGGIVGYVRIIQGGHFLSDVVCSSVVVYLVAIILYRLMFERNRNEIIGSHTSNE